From a single Microbacterium murale genomic region:
- the thrB gene encoding homoserine kinase, whose protein sequence is MVAAVSEPVEGRTVTVRVPATSANLGPGFDTLGLALSVYDELTVSVLSDDRLEIDVTGSGAAEISRDESNLVVRSIEHVYKDAGRTMPGLRITAHNGVPHGRGLGSSGAAVTAGVLAAKGLLDGEADFTDADLLRLATELEGHPDNVAPALFGGLTIAWTGERGPQHKKLLVHRGVAPLVLVPERTMSTVLARSLQPPHVSREDAVFNVSRSALLIAALTQSPELLLDATADRLHQDYRAEAMPETHMLVQTLRRAGFAAVVSGAGPSVLVLADGPGSRLEAAELAASVTDTPWEALMLAVDVRGGTVRDRAEGST, encoded by the coding sequence ATGGTCGCTGCGGTCTCTGAACCCGTCGAAGGGCGCACCGTCACGGTTCGGGTCCCGGCGACGAGTGCGAACCTCGGCCCCGGATTCGACACCCTCGGTCTGGCGCTGAGCGTCTATGACGAGCTGACGGTGTCCGTGCTCTCCGACGATCGGCTTGAGATCGATGTGACCGGCTCGGGCGCGGCTGAGATCTCGCGCGACGAGTCGAACCTCGTCGTCCGCTCCATCGAGCACGTCTACAAGGATGCGGGCCGCACGATGCCAGGGCTGCGCATCACCGCGCACAACGGTGTGCCCCATGGCCGTGGCCTCGGCTCCTCGGGAGCCGCCGTGACGGCAGGCGTCCTCGCCGCCAAGGGCCTGCTGGACGGCGAGGCGGACTTCACCGACGCTGACCTGCTGCGCCTCGCCACCGAGCTCGAGGGACACCCGGACAACGTCGCACCTGCACTCTTCGGCGGTCTCACGATCGCGTGGACAGGGGAGCGCGGTCCGCAGCACAAGAAGCTGCTCGTCCACCGTGGCGTCGCCCCTCTCGTGCTCGTCCCCGAGCGCACGATGTCGACGGTGCTCGCCCGTTCGCTCCAGCCGCCGCACGTGTCCCGAGAGGATGCCGTGTTCAACGTGTCCCGCTCGGCACTGCTCATTGCAGCTCTCACCCAGAGTCCCGAGCTTCTTCTGGATGCGACCGCGGATCGGCTGCACCAGGACTACCGGGCAGAAGCCATGCCGGAGACGCACATGCTGGTCCAGACCCTCCGCAGGGCAGGTTTCGCCGCTGTCGTCTCAGGTGCGGGGCCGAGCGTGCTGGTCCTCGCTGACGGACCGGGCAGCCGACTCGAGGCCGCTGAGCTCGCCGCATCCGTCACCGACACCCCGTGGGAGGCGCTCATGCTCGCCGTCGACGTACGTGGTGGTACAGTAAGGGATCGAGCGGAGGGCTCCACGTAA